From the Acidilutibacter cellobiosedens genome, one window contains:
- the nifU gene encoding Fe-S cluster assembly scaffold protein NifU, whose amino-acid sequence MYSEKVMDHFRNPRNVGEIEDADGIGEVGNPKCGDIMKMYLKIKDNKIEDVKFKTFGCGSAIASSSMATEMIKGKSIDEAMELSNKAVAEALDGLPPVKMHCSVLAEQAVKSALLDYSKKNNVHIKGLEDFVPENDDFHGCKIE is encoded by the coding sequence AAATCCAAGGAATGTTGGAGAAATAGAAGATGCAGATGGAATCGGAGAAGTAGGGAATCCCAAATGCGGAGATATAATGAAAATGTACCTGAAGATTAAGGACAATAAGATTGAGGATGTTAAATTTAAAACCTTTGGATGCGGCTCAGCCATTGCATCTTCCAGTATGGCTACAGAAATGATTAAGGGTAAGAGCATAGACGAAGCCATGGAATTATCAAATAAGGCTGTAGCAGAAGCATTGGACGGACTTCCTCCTGTGAAGATGCATTGTTCCGTTTTGGCCGAACAGGCTGTGAAATCTGCTTTATTGGATTATTCGAAAAAAAATAATGTCCATATTAAGGGATTGGAGGATTTTGTACCGGAAAATGATGATTTTCACGGGTGTAAAATAGAATAA
- a CDS encoding transposon-encoded TnpW family protein produces MENQINSHTTKSDIGDTVYVVESRVSDSAKESAYSKLKRLITVNAKNLSKLSDSSDKSMEINSTSSR; encoded by the coding sequence ATGGAAAACCAAATTAACAGCCACACAACCAAATCCGATATCGGAGATACGGTCTATGTGGTGGAATCACGAGTAAGTGATTCAGCAAAGGAAAGTGCATATTCCAAGCTGAAACGGCTGATTACAGTCAACGCAAAAAACCTTTCAAAGTTATCAGATAGTTCAGATAAATCCATGGAAATCAACTCGACTTCTTCAAGGTAG
- a CDS encoding recombinase family protein, translating into MNRQSTFSTIRKSTLTFEEAKITALYCRLSRDDELAGDSNSIVNQKAILKKYAEDNGFRNIEFYVDDGVSGTTFDRPDFNRMIADVESGRVGTIIIKDMSRFGRDYLKVGYYTEIMFPEADVRFIAINNGIDSANQADSDFTPFLNIINEWYAKDTSKKIRAVFKSKGQSGKPLCTNPPYGYIKDPEDKLHWIIDEKAAEVVRDIFRLCMAGFGPTQIAKQLEKRCIDTPTVHLRKMGINTPARPPENPYAWSARTVADILAKMEYLGHTVNFKTSKKSYKSKVKILNNPEDWMVFKNTHEAIIDEGTWETVQKIRDGKRRPSRLGEMGMLSGMMFCADCGAKLYQVRGKGWSRDKEYFVCATYRKKKGMCSSHQIRNVVVEQLLLEDLRRVTSFAKDHEQEFIRIVMNNSEKELAKELRQIQKEYEQAQARIADIDKIIRKLYEDNVMGKIPEERFYKMSAEYEAEQKALEERITKLKHTIDTVNEQSLNTDRFLALVKKYTEITELDAEIIREFIDKIIVFKAEKVDGRRTQRIQIFYNCIGAIDLPN; encoded by the coding sequence ATGAATAGACAGTCAACATTTAGCACTATACGTAAATCAACATTAACATTTGAAGAAGCAAAAATTACTGCTCTGTACTGCAGGCTCTCACGTGATGATGAGCTTGCCGGAGACAGCAACAGTATAGTAAACCAAAAGGCAATTCTAAAAAAATATGCTGAGGACAACGGTTTTCGCAATATCGAATTTTATGTGGATGATGGAGTCAGTGGAACAACTTTTGATCGACCAGACTTTAACCGCATGATTGCAGATGTAGAGTCCGGTAGAGTCGGAACGATCATCATCAAGGATATGTCCCGTTTTGGCAGGGATTACCTCAAGGTAGGCTATTATACAGAGATTATGTTTCCTGAAGCAGATGTGCGATTCATTGCTATTAACAACGGTATTGATAGTGCAAACCAAGCAGACAGTGACTTTACACCGTTTCTTAACATTATTAATGAATGGTACGCTAAGGATACTAGCAAGAAAATCCGTGCTGTGTTCAAATCCAAGGGACAGTCAGGCAAGCCACTCTGCACCAATCCGCCTTACGGTTATATTAAAGACCCTGAAGACAAGTTGCACTGGATTATAGATGAGAAAGCCGCCGAAGTGGTCAGAGATATTTTCCGACTGTGCATGGCTGGCTTTGGACCCACGCAGATAGCAAAGCAACTTGAAAAGCGATGCATTGATACGCCTACGGTTCATCTACGCAAAATGGGTATTAACACTCCAGCAAGACCACCTGAAAACCCATATGCTTGGTCGGCTCGTACCGTAGCAGATATTCTGGCTAAAATGGAATATCTAGGTCACACGGTGAATTTCAAGACTTCTAAAAAATCCTACAAGAGCAAAGTCAAGATATTGAACAATCCAGAAGATTGGATGGTTTTCAAAAATACCCATGAAGCAATTATCGATGAGGGCACTTGGGAAACAGTGCAGAAAATCAGAGATGGCAAGCGAAGACCATCACGATTAGGTGAAATGGGAATGCTTTCAGGTATGATGTTCTGTGCCGACTGTGGGGCGAAGCTGTATCAGGTTAGAGGAAAGGGATGGTCACGCGATAAGGAATACTTCGTTTGTGCTACTTACCGCAAGAAAAAGGGGATGTGCAGTTCACACCAGATACGCAATGTTGTGGTGGAACAGCTTTTGCTGGAGGACTTAAGACGTGTAACCTCCTTTGCCAAAGACCATGAACAGGAATTCATCCGTATAGTTATGAATAATTCAGAAAAGGAGCTTGCCAAAGAACTCCGCCAAATTCAAAAGGAGTACGAACAAGCACAGGCTCGTATTGCTGACATAGACAAAATCATTCGAAAGCTATATGAGGACAATGTGATGGGCAAAATTCCCGAAGAGCGTTTTTACAAGATGTCGGCTGAATATGAAGCTGAGCAGAAGGCTCTGGAAGAAAGGATAACCAAATTAAAGCATACCATTGATACAGTAAATGAACAGTCCCTCAATACCGACCGCTTTTTGGCACTGGTTAAAAAGTACACAGAAATTACAGAATTGGATGCAGAGATTATTCGAGAGTTCATTGACAAAATTATAGTATTTAAGGCTGAAAAGGTAGATGGCCGCAGAACTCAGCGGATTCAAATTTTCTATAACTGCATTGGCGCTATCGACTTACCAAACTAA